A single Vulcanisaeta distributa DSM 14429 DNA region contains:
- a CDS encoding electron transfer flavoprotein subunit alpha/FixB family protein, protein MARVLVIGSINDVGLIGLVQKLENPEIHYLLLGAGEATQLGKYGVTRAYVLSAQVDEASFSETLTDLVNANNYSVIAVPVSKFFKTAIAIAAQKLSAPLIVDVIDLRQSGNVLEVTYNGIGNRAQVTVKVTDKVFLMAPPARFKPVEKATTVSTETLQPKVVPGVKVVSTEEKPKGKVRIEDAELIVSVGRGFKKQEDLKLAFELAEVLGAEVGCSRPIAADLKWLSEDHWVGLSGHKVRPKLYMAIGISGQPQHLAGMMEAKTVVVINSDPNAPFFKNCDYGVVEDLYKFVPALTKKLREILKK, encoded by the coding sequence ATGGCGAGGGTTCTCGTTATTGGTTCAATAAATGATGTGGGATTAATAGGTCTAGTGCAGAAGCTAGAGAATCCAGAAATTCATTATTTACTGCTTGGAGCTGGGGAGGCAACTCAATTGGGTAAGTATGGGGTCACTAGGGCCTACGTATTGAGTGCGCAGGTTGATGAGGCATCATTCTCAGAGACTCTTACGGATTTAGTCAATGCCAATAATTACTCGGTAATCGCCGTTCCTGTGAGCAAATTCTTCAAGACCGCAATAGCCATTGCTGCGCAGAAGTTGTCAGCACCCTTAATAGTTGATGTGATCGATTTGAGGCAAAGCGGTAATGTCCTTGAGGTGACGTATAATGGCATTGGGAATAGGGCTCAGGTAACCGTTAAGGTGACTGATAAGGTGTTCTTAATGGCGCCACCAGCGCGCTTTAAGCCTGTTGAGAAGGCGACCACGGTATCTACGGAGACACTACAGCCTAAGGTTGTTCCTGGCGTTAAGGTTGTTTCTACTGAGGAGAAGCCTAAGGGTAAGGTTAGGATCGAGGACGCTGAACTAATTGTTTCGGTGGGTAGGGGTTTCAAGAAACAGGAGGATCTTAAGCTGGCCTTTGAGTTAGCCGAGGTTCTTGGGGCCGAGGTTGGTTGCTCAAGGCCAATAGCCGCGGATTTGAAGTGGCTTAGTGAAGATCATTGGGTTGGACTCAGCGGACATAAGGTAAGACCAAAACTCTACATGGCAATAGGCATAAGTGGGCAACCACAGCACTTAGCCGGGATGATGGAGGCTAAGACCGTGGTCGTGATAAATAGTGATCCCAATGCACCATTCTTCAAGAACTGTGATTATGGTGTTGTTGAGGACCTATATAAATTCGTACCGGCGCTAACGAAGAAGCTTCGTGAGATACTTAAGAAATAA
- a CDS encoding KEOPS complex subunit Pcc1, giving the protein MIRGSITIEITMKSTEDCQVIALSLLPDEKGLPQGVSSIIKCINDKLIYEVTYNVESDRLLSVYNTIDDFIRNLRIVMESFNGLGR; this is encoded by the coding sequence ATGATTAGGGGTAGTATTACCATAGAAATCACTATGAAAAGCACTGAGGATTGTCAGGTAATTGCATTATCATTACTACCTGACGAGAAGGGACTACCTCAGGGCGTCTCGTCAATTATTAAGTGCATTAATGATAAGTTGATTTATGAGGTTACATATAATGTGGAAAGCGATAGATTATTGAGTGTTTATAATACAATTGATGATTTCATTAGGAATTTAAGAATCGTGATGGAATCCTTCAATGGCTTAGGAAGGTAA
- a CDS encoding electron transfer flavoprotein subunit beta/FixA family protein, with the protein MEILALVKLALDTGQLRVSETKVDIEATPLKISDIDRNAVEEAVRIKEKVGGRVRVITALKYGPLAKRQQEAESLLREVLAMGADEAYLIVDNALINSDQLLTAKAIAAAIRKLGNYDLIIAGEATIDGYTSQVGPRVAAELGIPVISFVRELRIEGNKVIAKRDLEEAVQTVEAQLPVLVTVTREINVPRIPPLLQIRAAMRKPINRLSFADLGISVKSPVEVGSIVPIQVKRKGVIIKEGSVDEKVEKLVQALIQEGIITPR; encoded by the coding sequence ATGGAGATATTGGCACTCGTAAAACTCGCACTCGATACAGGGCAGTTAAGGGTTAGCGAGACTAAGGTCGACATTGAAGCTACGCCACTTAAGATCAGTGATATCGATAGGAATGCGGTCGAGGAGGCCGTTAGAATTAAGGAGAAGGTTGGTGGTAGGGTCCGCGTAATAACGGCACTTAAGTATGGCCCACTAGCGAAGAGACAGCAGGAGGCGGAGAGCCTGCTTAGGGAGGTATTGGCTATGGGCGCTGATGAGGCCTACTTAATAGTTGATAATGCCTTAATAAATAGTGATCAATTACTAACCGCGAAGGCCATAGCAGCGGCAATTAGGAAGTTGGGTAATTACGACTTAATAATTGCCGGTGAAGCAACAATAGATGGTTATACAAGCCAGGTCGGGCCTAGGGTCGCCGCTGAGTTGGGGATTCCCGTTATTTCATTTGTTAGGGAACTGAGGATTGAGGGTAATAAGGTCATTGCAAAGCGCGACCTTGAGGAGGCGGTGCAAACCGTTGAGGCTCAATTGCCGGTGTTGGTGACCGTCACTAGGGAGATTAATGTACCGAGAATACCGCCCTTACTCCAGATAAGGGCTGCCATGAGGAAGCCCATAAATAGATTAAGCTTTGCCGACCTTGGTATTTCCGTAAAGTCGCCTGTTGAGGTTGGGAGTATTGTGCCTATTCAGGTTAAGAGGAAGGGCGTAATTATTAAGGAGGGCAGTGTTGATGAAAAGGTGGAAAAGCTCGTACAAGCATTAATTCAGGAGGGCATAATAACCCCTAGGTGA
- a CDS encoding M42 family metallopeptidase: MDIDLLSRLSTEVGPSGFEDRVRRVIRGLVSDYADDVRVDNMGNLIARVGDGSFKVLISAHMDEVGVMVSHIDQRGFLRIVPIGGLDPWTLLDKELIFMGKDGDVVGVVGVDPPHLRKEKPPSKFEELYVDAGFSSRDEALKNGIMPGTPGTFAGSFRQRGSVVIGKAFDNRVGCTVLIDALKSIRNKVGGDVSLYFAWNTQEEVGLRGINAVVHQVNPNVAFIVETTVAADVPTSSEDVWVTRLGGGAALRAFDRSMITNPRLLSVAIEVAESSNIKYQVQVNPYGGTDAGVIHMYGTGVPSLVISTPARYIHSPASLINTDDLKQVEDLLKTLLLNIDVIRSKALISE; the protein is encoded by the coding sequence ATGGACATAGACTTACTTAGTCGATTATCAACGGAGGTGGGTCCCTCAGGATTCGAGGATAGGGTAAGGAGGGTTATCAGGGGCTTAGTGAGTGACTATGCCGATGATGTTAGGGTTGATAATATGGGTAACCTCATTGCGAGGGTTGGTGATGGGTCATTTAAAGTCTTAATTAGTGCTCATATGGATGAGGTAGGCGTAATGGTTTCACACATAGATCAAAGAGGCTTCCTAAGAATAGTACCCATTGGTGGTTTAGATCCCTGGACACTACTCGATAAGGAGTTAATATTCATGGGTAAGGATGGTGACGTGGTTGGTGTCGTGGGCGTTGACCCGCCACACTTACGTAAGGAGAAGCCACCCTCAAAGTTTGAGGAGTTATATGTCGATGCTGGCTTTAGCAGTAGGGATGAGGCCTTAAAGAATGGAATTATGCCAGGGACCCCAGGTACATTTGCAGGTAGTTTTAGGCAGAGGGGTTCTGTGGTTATTGGGAAGGCATTTGATAATAGGGTTGGTTGTACCGTTCTGATTGACGCACTTAAGAGCATTAGAAATAAGGTGGGTGGTGACGTATCATTATACTTCGCGTGGAATACACAGGAGGAGGTTGGCCTTAGGGGTATCAATGCCGTTGTTCACCAGGTTAATCCTAATGTGGCTTTTATCGTGGAGACCACGGTAGCCGCCGATGTACCAACGAGTAGTGAGGATGTATGGGTTACAAGGCTCGGTGGTGGTGCCGCACTGAGGGCATTTGATAGGTCTATGATTACAAACCCAAGGTTGTTGTCCGTGGCCATTGAGGTGGCTGAGAGCAGCAATATTAAGTATCAAGTCCAGGTTAACCCATATGGAGGTACAGACGCGGGTGTGATACATATGTATGGTACAGGTGTTCCATCATTAGTAATCTCTACTCCAGCAAGGTACATACATTCACCGGCATCATTAATAAACACTGATGACCTAAAGCAGGTTGAGGATTTACTTAAGACCCTATTGCTAAATATTGATGTGATTAGGAGCAAGGCCTTGATTAGTGAGTAA
- a CDS encoding KH domain-containing protein produces the protein MISDYMKGGFKLVVEKNRLKAINDSVKAIEEEFGVKIIVDNDRGEVTIIPGNNTNFDQLMKAKNIIEAISYGFDYNDAQNLRSDDYTLEIIDLRDYIDKDKSNHISRIKARIIGEDGRAKRVLQELTDTNIVVGDKYIAILGPYENVKVAREAIEMLIRGRQHATVYRWIQNWRRESRYRELMERLSRTYYEEGEEEG, from the coding sequence ATGATAAGTGACTACATGAAGGGAGGCTTTAAGCTCGTGGTTGAGAAAAATAGGTTGAAGGCAATTAACGATTCCGTAAAGGCAATTGAGGAGGAGTTTGGTGTTAAGATAATTGTTGATAATGATAGGGGTGAGGTTACGATAATTCCAGGTAATAATACGAACTTTGATCAACTGATGAAGGCTAAGAATATTATTGAGGCAATATCGTACGGCTTTGATTATAATGATGCCCAGAACCTAAGGAGTGATGATTATACCCTTGAAATAATTGACTTAAGGGATTACATTGATAAGGACAAGTCCAACCATATTAGCAGGATTAAGGCTAGAATAATCGGTGAGGATGGTAGGGCTAAGAGAGTTCTCCAGGAGTTAACAGATACAAATATAGTGGTTGGCGATAAGTACATAGCAATACTTGGTCCTTATGAGAACGTTAAGGTGGCTAGGGAAGCCATAGAGATGCTAATCCGTGGTAGACAACACGCTACGGTATATAGGTGGATTCAGAATTGGAGGAGGGAGAGTAGGTATAGGGAGTTGATGGAAAGGTTAAGTAGGACTTATTATGAGGAGGGTGAAGAAGAGGGTTGA
- a CDS encoding phosphoglycerate kinase, protein MGLPSLPSSLPTINLCSKGRVLVRVDMNVPINRDSGEILDEYRIEAHSKTIKYLVDLGLPVVVVTHQGRPGDPEFVSLETHVKVLSKYLGMDVHFIDDVIGPRAREEIGRLRPGEVLMLDNLRFISEEVIEGEPQKLANTYLVRKLAPLFNYFILDAFATAHRSQPSIVGFPYVLPSCMGLIMEREVNALSKVLNTRGVSTVLIAGGAKVPETVKAIKALLTKNLVNKVLVGGLVSQLFLALKHGNNKLLSNVKVDQSTVNDVMDIMKLFSDKIVLPVDAVQSDGKVIEPSNAQSMLDIGPETIELFNKHLITADIAIMTGPLGLVEVNQFAVGTREVMKAMVYNAQFTVIGGGHTIMSARKFGLIDRISHVSTGGRAFIQFLADPYLPGIKALELSKSRFWV, encoded by the coding sequence ATGGGTTTACCCAGTTTACCCAGTTCACTCCCAACAATAAACCTATGTAGTAAGGGCAGGGTGTTAGTTAGGGTTGATATGAATGTCCCAATAAACAGGGATTCTGGTGAGATACTTGATGAATATAGGATTGAGGCTCACTCGAAGACCATTAAGTATCTTGTTGATTTAGGTCTGCCGGTCGTTGTGGTAACGCATCAAGGTAGGCCTGGAGACCCAGAGTTTGTATCCCTTGAAACGCATGTTAAGGTGCTCAGTAAATATTTGGGTATGGACGTGCACTTCATAGATGATGTCATAGGGCCTAGAGCACGTGAGGAAATAGGCAGGTTAAGACCTGGTGAGGTGTTAATGCTTGATAACCTTAGGTTCATAAGTGAGGAGGTTATTGAAGGAGAGCCACAAAAGCTTGCAAATACATACCTGGTGAGGAAGTTGGCACCATTATTCAATTACTTCATACTTGATGCCTTTGCCACGGCGCACAGGTCGCAACCAAGCATTGTTGGGTTCCCATACGTATTACCGAGCTGTATGGGTCTCATAATGGAGAGAGAGGTCAATGCATTAAGTAAGGTGCTTAACACGAGGGGTGTATCCACGGTATTGATTGCCGGCGGTGCTAAGGTTCCCGAGACCGTGAAGGCCATTAAAGCATTACTAACTAAGAACCTAGTTAATAAGGTGTTAGTTGGCGGGTTAGTTAGTCAATTGTTCCTGGCTTTGAAGCATGGTAACAATAAGTTACTTAGTAACGTTAAAGTTGACCAGAGCACGGTTAATGACGTGATGGATATAATGAAATTATTCAGCGATAAGATAGTACTCCCAGTGGATGCTGTTCAGTCGGATGGTAAGGTAATTGAACCTAGTAATGCACAGTCAATGCTTGATATAGGGCCTGAGACCATCGAACTATTCAATAAGCATTTAATAACGGCTGACATCGCAATAATGACAGGACCACTTGGTCTGGTTGAGGTTAATCAATTTGCGGTAGGTACGAGGGAAGTCATGAAAGCCATGGTTTATAATGCCCAATTCACAGTAATCGGTGGTGGACATACAATAATGTCGGCCAGGAAGTTCGGGTTAATAGATAGGATAAGCCACGTATCCACTGGCGGTAGGGCTTTCATTCAGTTCCTAGCAGACCCATACCTACCCGGTATTAAAGCCCTTGAACTCTCTAAGTCGAGGTTCTGGGTGTGA
- a CDS encoding 30S ribosomal protein S3ae, translated as MSEQKQVKTGKWMIKKWFTVYAPALFNGIELGEVPANEPNALIGRTIEVTLFDITRDLSHLHIKLRFQIDRIEGERTYTRFKGMELTRDYVKSLIRRGSSLIQLIQDINTTDNALLRVTVLAMTPTRCKSSQKRAIRKEFSKTLNEIASKVDFNGFIKAAVFGDVSNQLFAVGKKIYPLRKVEVYKIKVLRYPTGGEVKPVGEEVKVTEATAESQPSSSPSS; from the coding sequence GTGTCTGAGCAGAAACAGGTTAAGACAGGTAAATGGATGATTAAGAAGTGGTTCACTGTATACGCGCCTGCATTATTTAATGGAATAGAACTTGGTGAGGTACCTGCCAATGAACCCAATGCACTCATCGGCAGGACGATAGAGGTAACATTATTCGATATAACAAGAGATCTTAGCCACCTCCATATAAAGTTGAGATTCCAAATAGATAGGATTGAGGGTGAGAGAACATATACGAGATTTAAGGGTATGGAGTTAACGAGAGATTATGTAAAGAGTCTAATCAGGAGGGGTTCAAGCCTAATCCAGTTAATTCAGGATATAAATACTACGGACAATGCATTACTTAGGGTCACGGTACTTGCCATGACACCAACAAGGTGTAAGTCAAGCCAAAAGAGAGCAATTAGGAAGGAATTTTCTAAAACATTGAATGAGATTGCGAGTAAGGTTGACTTCAATGGGTTCATAAAGGCCGCGGTATTTGGCGACGTAAGTAACCAATTATTTGCAGTTGGCAAGAAAATATACCCATTAAGGAAGGTTGAGGTTTACAAGATAAAGGTATTGAGATACCCAACCGGTGGTGAGGTTAAGCCAGTGGGTGAGGAGGTTAAGGTTACAGAGGCAACTGCTGAGTCTCAACCCTCTTCTTCACCCTCCTCATAA
- a CDS encoding (Fe-S)-binding protein, translating to MDLSYVCYAEYFGLPRLPSMVSVYGLAALSVILFFYFLKIRLNKYGIGLWEFILILLKGYRAWIPFLWDLATHRRFTKYEGTGAIAHLMILYALLLSLIGTLIVAANQYIGIFTGKEIFCGYFFLGYSLVMDITAWVLFIGSALGIYRVLGRKELYTKSEYYANILFLAGFMYLAVSGAIIESYRFIHMDLWSYWMFMPNALILSPISSSSALYVAIYYTHFPLALLLIAIIPLTAIFHSLLGLYNYIINYGRPLGELNKPFDLKELTADSATELKVGFSDVGEIPKLSKLEAMACTNCFRCQDACPAYAAGRPLSPMMIVTKIKHGLYNNNENKLIDGSIADDELWACTTCGACMNTCPVYIRHVDYILDMRRYLVMVNMRIDQKKSSLLLNLSQYNNSMGMSNYGRHDWLKELGVKTVQENPDFEYLLWVGCMGSFDNRSRDIIKSLIEILREAGLLDKIAVLGDEETCCGDPARRLGEESRFQELALSNIELFRKYNVKKIITICPHGYNTFKNEYSKVDPWMSNVKVLHHSELLKQLIDEGKVKVSRNNVVFTIHDPCYLARYNGVVEPQRNIVRKLGELREAKKHGTQTFCCGAGGANYWYDVPEKKRISHIRLEQLMETNAQTIVTLCPFCNAMLTDAARVKGVEGKVKILDISEIVKASIAQPQETKASNY from the coding sequence ATGGACTTATCCTATGTGTGTTATGCAGAGTATTTTGGTCTACCTAGATTACCATCTATGGTTTCCGTATATGGCCTAGCAGCATTATCCGTTATATTGTTTTTCTATTTTCTTAAGATAAGGTTGAATAAGTATGGCATTGGACTTTGGGAATTCATATTAATACTGCTAAAGGGCTATAGGGCATGGATACCGTTTCTCTGGGATCTCGCTACTCACAGGCGTTTCACGAAGTACGAAGGTACTGGAGCAATAGCTCATTTAATGATACTATATGCATTATTATTATCATTAATAGGCACATTAATAGTGGCCGCCAATCAATACATAGGTATATTTACCGGTAAAGAGATCTTTTGCGGGTACTTCTTCCTGGGCTATAGCCTAGTAATGGACATAACTGCCTGGGTCCTCTTCATAGGCTCTGCCCTAGGTATATACAGGGTTCTAGGCAGGAAGGAACTATACACAAAGAGTGAGTACTACGCAAACATATTATTTCTTGCTGGCTTCATGTACCTAGCCGTGAGCGGGGCTATAATCGAGAGCTATAGGTTCATTCACATGGATCTTTGGAGTTATTGGATGTTCATGCCGAACGCCCTAATACTATCGCCAATTAGTTCATCAAGCGCTCTGTACGTGGCGATTTACTACACGCATTTCCCACTGGCACTGCTATTAATAGCAATAATACCACTCACGGCAATCTTCCACTCACTACTAGGGCTTTACAATTACATAATTAATTACGGCAGGCCCCTCGGCGAGTTGAACAAACCCTTTGATCTGAAGGAATTAACAGCAGATTCCGCGACTGAACTAAAGGTGGGTTTCTCAGATGTAGGGGAAATACCGAAGTTAAGCAAACTAGAGGCTATGGCATGCACGAACTGCTTTAGGTGCCAAGACGCTTGCCCCGCATATGCCGCGGGTAGACCCCTATCACCCATGATGATAGTGACGAAGATAAAGCACGGGCTTTATAATAATAATGAGAACAAGTTAATTGATGGCTCCATTGCTGATGACGAATTATGGGCATGCACAACATGCGGCGCATGCATGAATACGTGCCCCGTCTACATAAGGCATGTCGACTACATACTTGACATGAGGAGGTACTTGGTCATGGTTAACATGAGGATAGACCAAAAGAAGTCAAGCCTATTGCTCAATCTATCCCAGTACAATAATTCAATGGGCATGTCTAATTACGGTAGGCATGATTGGTTGAAGGAACTGGGCGTCAAGACTGTCCAGGAGAACCCAGACTTTGAGTACCTGCTCTGGGTTGGCTGCATGGGTAGCTTTGACAATAGGTCTAGGGATATAATAAAATCCTTGATTGAGATATTGAGAGAGGCGGGTCTCCTGGACAAGATAGCCGTACTTGGTGATGAGGAGACTTGCTGCGGTGACCCAGCAAGGAGGCTCGGTGAAGAGAGCAGGTTCCAGGAACTAGCACTTAGTAATATTGAGCTGTTCAGGAAGTATAACGTGAAGAAAATAATAACGATCTGCCCGCACGGCTATAACACCTTCAAGAATGAATACTCGAAGGTGGATCCTTGGATGAGCAACGTGAAGGTACTACATCATTCAGAGCTCCTGAAGCAATTAATTGATGAGGGCAAGGTAAAAGTGAGTAGGAATAACGTGGTCTTCACAATTCATGACCCATGCTACCTAGCCAGGTATAATGGCGTTGTTGAGCCTCAAAGAAATATTGTTAGGAAACTTGGTGAATTGAGGGAGGCGAAGAAGCACGGAACGCAAACCTTCTGCTGCGGTGCAGGTGGTGCCAATTATTGGTATGATGTGCCTGAGAAGAAGAGGATAAGCCATATAAGGCTTGAGCAGTTAATGGAGACAAATGCCCAAACAATAGTGACGCTATGCCCATTCTGCAACGCCATGCTTACTGATGCGGCAAGGGTTAAGGGTGTTGAAGGTAAGGTTAAGATACTGGATATATCCGAAATAGTTAAGGCCTCGATTGCTCAGCCGCAGGAGACTAAGGCCTCTAATTATTAG
- a CDS encoding type II glyceraldehyde-3-phosphate dehydrogenase gives MTVRVGIMGYGTIGKRIADAIMKMDDMELIGVIKQTPDYESEVAISKGIRLYTYEDRINKFEKAGIRVAGTVNDLIKNIDVIIDATPDGVGAENRVKIYEPVGLRAIFQGGEEADVAEVSFNALANYDMAIGKRFIRVVSCNTTALSRLISAFLVHGYKIRRVRAYLVRRGADPREFKKGPINDVVFNPATVPSHHGPDVQTVLPTIDIVTMAVAVPTTMMHLHMVNIEFDGQVSKGEVAKVLEETPRILLFNSSSRKFESLAQIIEWARDMGRLRGDVMENAIIEDSITVFQNELFLMQGVHQESIVVPENIDAVRAMFKLASKWDSIRKTDLGLNLMTTGKNYNLA, from the coding sequence ATGACGGTAAGAGTTGGCATAATGGGTTATGGAACGATTGGAAAGAGGATTGCCGATGCCATAATGAAGATGGATGACATGGAGTTAATTGGCGTAATTAAACAAACCCCTGATTACGAGAGTGAGGTTGCCATAAGCAAGGGCATTAGGTTATATACCTATGAGGATAGAATCAATAAATTTGAGAAGGCTGGGATCAGGGTTGCAGGAACTGTCAATGACCTTATCAAGAATATTGACGTTATTATTGATGCCACACCCGATGGTGTTGGTGCTGAGAATAGGGTTAAGATTTACGAACCCGTGGGATTAAGGGCCATATTCCAGGGTGGTGAGGAGGCTGACGTTGCCGAGGTAAGCTTCAACGCACTTGCTAATTATGACATGGCTATTGGTAAGAGGTTCATCAGAGTCGTTAGTTGCAACACGACGGCTCTTTCGAGATTAATAAGTGCCTTTCTAGTTCATGGCTATAAGATAAGGAGAGTCAGGGCATATTTAGTGAGGAGAGGTGCCGACCCTAGGGAGTTTAAGAAGGGGCCCATTAATGACGTCGTATTTAACCCAGCGACAGTGCCTAGTCACCATGGACCTGATGTACAGACGGTGCTTCCCACAATAGATATCGTTACAATGGCCGTGGCAGTACCCACAACAATGATGCATCTACACATGGTCAACATAGAGTTTGATGGACAAGTGAGTAAGGGTGAGGTTGCGAAGGTTCTTGAGGAGACACCAAGGATATTACTATTCAATTCATCATCGAGGAAGTTTGAGTCCCTCGCACAAATAATTGAGTGGGCTAGGGATATGGGTAGGCTTAGGGGTGATGTTATGGAGAACGCGATAATAGAGGACTCAATAACTGTGTTCCAGAATGAGCTTTTCCTAATGCAGGGCGTTCACCAGGAGAGTATCGTGGTTCCTGAAAATATCGACGCTGTGAGGGCCATGTTCAAGCTTGCCAGTAAGTGGGATTCGATTAGAAAGACGGACTTAGGGCTCAATCTAATGACTACGGGTAAGAATTACAACCTTGCTTAA
- a CDS encoding UPF0179 family protein translates to MEAKRVMTLIGKEQAVVGKTFRLYSVPNECRQCRLFNICVARLKPGRVYRIIEVKHVGLPQPNKCLLTGEDMVPIIAEELPIIVPIPSKLFIEGVVITYTRSLITCNDAKKYLPGDNVLRDGTKIKIVRETSRIKCNNEGYVLAEVIPLD, encoded by the coding sequence ATGGAGGCTAAAAGGGTGATGACGCTAATTGGTAAGGAGCAGGCCGTTGTTGGTAAGACCTTTAGATTATACTCTGTCCCAAATGAATGTAGGCAATGCAGATTATTTAACATATGCGTGGCTAGGCTTAAGCCAGGTAGGGTTTATAGGATTATTGAGGTTAAGCACGTCGGCTTACCACAACCTAATAAATGCCTTTTAACGGGTGAGGACATGGTCCCAATAATTGCTGAGGAACTTCCAATAATTGTTCCAATACCGTCTAAACTGTTTATTGAGGGCGTTGTCATTACATATACAAGGTCATTGATTACATGCAATGACGCTAAGAAGTACTTACCCGGTGATAACGTGCTTAGGGATGGTACGAAGATAAAGATTGTGAGGGAGACTAGCCGAATTAAGTGTAATAATGAGGGTTACGTACTTGCTGAGGTAATACCGCTCGATTAA
- a CDS encoding KEOPS complex kinase/ATPase Bud32 — MYHKPIAIGAEAVLYLEDWLGLTVLVKERVPKGYRRAEFDNYIRRLRTINEVRAMLRARELGVPVPKIYDVDLVNMRIRMEYLNGTPLVRLLMDNEELDDLIINYIRTMGNYIGILHRNGIVHGDPTPANALIVNNDKLYLIDFGLSEILGRAPNAQDIRMLYKLALDLNVTLRSFEALRKDQSRLLFTEFLNGYKGAMGPELTGRVESIVNRIRRMVRYAVR; from the coding sequence ATGTATCATAAACCAATAGCCATTGGTGCAGAGGCCGTACTTTACCTGGAGGATTGGTTAGGATTAACGGTGCTTGTTAAGGAGAGAGTGCCAAAGGGCTATAGAAGGGCCGAGTTTGATAATTACATTCGTAGGTTAAGAACAATCAATGAGGTTAGGGCTATGCTGAGGGCTAGGGAGTTGGGCGTACCCGTGCCTAAGATATACGATGTTGACTTAGTTAACATGAGAATTAGGATGGAGTATCTAAACGGAACGCCACTAGTTAGATTATTAATGGATAATGAGGAGCTCGATGATTTAATCATTAATTACATAAGAACAATGGGTAATTACATAGGCATACTGCATAGGAATGGTATAGTGCATGGTGATCCAACACCGGCTAATGCATTAATAGTTAATAATGATAAGTTATACCTCATAGATTTTGGCTTGTCTGAAATCCTTGGCAGGGCACCCAACGCGCAGGACATTAGGATGCTGTATAAGCTGGCGCTCGATCTTAACGTGACTTTAAGGTCTTTTGAGGCGTTACGTAAGGATCAAAGTCGATTATTATTCACAGAGTTCCTTAATGGGTATAAAGGTGCCATGGGGCCCGAATTAACGGGTAGGGTTGAGTCAATCGTTAATAGGATAAGGAGGATGGTTAGGTATGCCGTTAGGTGA
- a CDS encoding 30S ribosomal protein S15 has product MPHRSRHKHGRSGSTRPVSKVTPSWVSYTQEEVEQLVIELAKRGFSPSMIGIILRDQYGIPLVKPILGKSITEVLQEHGLAPQIPEDLMNLIRRAVKIRKHLEEHPKDLSARRGLNLVESKIHRLVKYYKRVGKLPQDFTYTPEAFSMLA; this is encoded by the coding sequence GTGCCTCACCGTAGTAGGCATAAGCACGGTAGAAGCGGAAGTACGAGGCCTGTATCCAAGGTGACGCCATCATGGGTTTCATACACGCAGGAGGAGGTTGAGCAGTTGGTTATTGAGCTGGCTAAGAGGGGTTTCTCGCCGTCAATGATCGGCATAATACTTAGGGATCAATACGGAATACCATTGGTTAAGCCTATACTTGGTAAGAGCATTACGGAGGTCCTGCAGGAACATGGATTGGCTCCGCAAATACCTGAGGACCTAATGAACCTGATTAGGAGGGCTGTGAAGATTAGGAAGCACCTTGAGGAGCACCCAAAGGACCTCAGCGCAAGGAGAGGCTTGAACCTCGTTGAGTCCAAGATACATAGGTTGGTTAAGTACTATAAGCGTGTTGGTAAGTTGCCACAGGACTTCACGTACACCCCTGAGGCATTCTCAATGCTCGCATAA